atgtacaactattgctgttttgtttaatattaacaatgtcaactatatttgtttttgtttaatattaacaatgtacaactgtaattgtcttgtttaatattaacGACATACAactatatgttttttgtttaatattaataatgtacaactattgctgtttttgtttaatattaacaatgtacaactatatctgtttttgtttaataataacgATGTACAACTGTAATtgtcttgtttaatattaacGACATACaactttaactgttttgtttaatattaataatgtacaactattgctgtttttgtttaatattaacaatgtacaactatAGCTGTTTTTATTTGGCATTAAGAACGTACAactataactgttttatttaatattaacaatgtacaactgtaattgtcttgtttaatattaacGACATACAactatatgttttttgtttaatattaacaatgtacaactataactgttttatttaatattaacaatgtacaactataactgttttgtttaatattaacaatgtacaactatatctgtttttgtttaatattaacaatgtacaactacaactgttttgtttaatattaacaatgtacaactataactgttttgtttaatattaacaatgtacaactataactgttttgtttaatattaacaatgtcaactatatctgtttttgtttaatattaacaatgtacaactataactgttttatttaatattaacaatgtacaactatatctgtttttgtttaatattaataatgtacaactatatctgttttgtttaatattaacaatgtacacctacaactgttttgtttaatattaacaatgtacaactataactgttttatttaatattaacaatgtacaactgtaattgtcttgtttaatattaacGACATACAactatatgttttttgtttaatattaataatgtacaactactgctgttttgtttaatattaacaatgtacaactataactgttttgtttaatattaacaatgtacaactatatctgtttttgtttaatattaacaatgtacaactatatctgtttttgtttaataataacgATGTACAACTGTAATTGTGTTGTTTAATATTAACGACATACaactataactgttttgtttaatattaataatgtacaactattgctgtttttgtttaatattaacaatgtacaactatAGCTGTTTTTATTTGGCATTAAGAACGTACAActataactgtttttgtttaacattaacaATGTGCAACtataacttattttgtttaaCCTTAATAATGTACAACTATATCTAAGATGTGAAggttaataaaagtatataaataggAAGACCAGAAACAGTTAGTTTACAGAGCTAGTCTATGGCAAGTGAACTAAGAGCTTGTTATCAGTaggaaataaaaactattttaaacaggGCTTACTACATAAATATAACGATTTCTGTTCGTGTTTGTGAAAAAtcaatagtcctcgtgtaactgtTTCGCTGTGTATAATTATCTGTTCTGCGGACTAAGCAGTTCttcatgtttagttttgtttcatggAGTTCCCTGGACTACCAGATTCAACGACTGTCTTAACagagaatattcaaaacaaaccaataagtAAAGAGaggataaatataaataatttttcaaagtgATCGTTAAACTTCTTTTGCTGTTAATTATCTTTGTATATTGATTTCAGTGTATATGTCATACAGATATGTGTGTGTTGATATTGTCTATGTGTATAAATATCCTTTCATTCTCACCAGGGATACACAGTTGAATACAGTGAACTTGTGCCACGTTCTTAATTGAAACTGTTCCGTCTATTAGCGTTAGAAATAAGCGAATTTCCTGTCCtgttaatataatttcttaagaTTTGTAACCTTATCTTACGctgtatttgaatatttcttcAATCTATAGTTACACTATGTaaattattactatatataaagAAACTTCGATATCTATACTGACAAGACTTTGGAGACATGACTTCACGTTGAGAGTGAAACTTTCTCCCAGGTGTTATGTATGTTATTTCTAAAGAACCTCAGTTTTAAATTAGGATCGTATTAATTAACTTTAAGGATTTCAACATTCTGTCGAACTAATGGCAGTCCTGCCTTATTTCAGAGAGTTGGTGGGCAGAGGAAGTCATCATGTGTTGGTACAACCCACAAAATTTGATGAGTAGATTAATTTAGAGTAAGATTGCTATACTAAAACGTTGTTAAATAACACACTGTCCAAAACTATCGAATGTATTAATCCGCTCTTGACGTTCTACTGACGAGTTCACACCACAAAACGAGCTTCAATACCTAGTTACTTTCAATAcacgtgtttttttattatcactTTGTGAactgaaaatatgatttttttttctattatcagATTTTGGCATCACAGCTGGAAAGCAAGATAACTCTCAAGGTGAATATAAGTTTATCTTTTTTCTACATCTAGTTCGTCACATCATAAGAACAAAGTAACCTCACATCTTTtctaaatttaactttatttttctttaacaaatttTGGAATGAACTtttcaatagttttaattttaaaactcgTTCTTTCACAAACACCATTCGATGATATTTATGTCCAGGTTTCAATTACAAAAATTAGACGATATTCATGAATAttgtaaagtaaaacaactatGAATAACTTTGGCAAATGATTCATTAAGATAAGAATTCATTATTCAGCTACGAAATATGGCATCCAATGGAAACTAGATGGTGCACGTggctatttatattataattatgacATCCAATAACAGCTAGCTGGTGCACGAGGatattgatattataattatGACATCCAATAACAGCTAGCTGGTGCACGAGGctatttatattataatcatGACATCCAATAACAGCTAGCTGGTGCACGAggctatttatattataattatgacATCCAATAACAGCTAGCTGGTGCACGAGGCTacctttattataattacatcaatCAATAGGAGATAGGTGGTGCACGTGGCTAccttattataattacatcaatCAATAGGAGATAGGTGGTACACGTGGCTACctttattataattactgtatAAATAAGAGCTAGCTGGTGTACGAGGctatttatattataatcatGACATCCAATAACAGCTAGCTGGTGCACGTGGCTacctttattataattacaacatGCAGTAGGAGCTAGTCTGTGCAAGTAGTAATCTCTATTATAATTGTAATTACAACAAGCAATAGGAGCTACTTTGTGCACGTcgctatgtttattattattacaatattcaatAGGAGCTAGATGGTGCACGTtagtatgtttattataattacgaTTTCCAATAGGAGCTAGGTAGTTCACGTGGTTATCTTTATTATAATTAGAACATTCAATAGGAGCTAGATGGTGCTTTtagtatgtttattataattacgaTTTCCAATAGGAGCTAGTTAGTTCACGTGGttatctttattataattataatattcaataGGAGCTAGATGGTGGACGTTagcatgtttattataattacgaTTTCCAATAGGAGCTAGGTAGTTCACGTGGTtatcttaattataattatagtattCAATAGGAACTAGATGGTGGACGTtagtatgtttattataattacgaTTTCCAATAGGAGCTAGGTAGTTCACGTGGttatctttattataattataatattcaataGGAGCTAGATGGTGGACGTtagtatgtttattataattacgaTTTCCAATAGGAGCTAGGTAGTTCACGtggttatctttattttaattataatattcaataGGAGCTAGATGGTGGACGTGGCTCTCTTTGTTATAATTACAACGTTCAGTAGGAGCTAGATGATGCACGtggttaattttattataattatgacATCCAACATTAATCTGGAAAGTACACGTGgttaactttattataattatgacATCAAACACTAATGTGGAAGGTACACGTGGTTAACTTTATAATTATGACAACTATTACTATGCTAAATAGTTCACGTGAGTAACTTTAATAGAAGTTTGGTATCTTGTACTGAGTTGTCGTGTTCGTTATTTGAAATATGATACTTTGTTAAGTAAACAAGTTGTTATCCTGACGATGTCCTAtaaaggtcgaaaagttgttctctgcttatcagtaaaaatgataatacccatatcagtcgttccgatattcctttttatttcaagttagtttcttgtcatcaagtaGTTAACAGGTTGCTGTCTCGTTCAACTGAGTTTTAATTCACTGGACTATATTTCATTATGTATAAACTAGATTTTTACCAACCGAGTCTGCCCAGTAAAATGTTGAGTTGATAGCAGGACTACCCAGTGAAATGTATAGCTGATAGCAGGACTGTCCTGTGAAATGTATGGCTGATAGCAGGACTGCCCAGTGAAATGTAGAGCTGATAGCAGGACTGCCCAGTGAAATGTAGAGCTGATAGCAGGACTGCCCAGTGAAATGTAGAACTGAAAGCAGGACTGTCCAGTGAAATGTATGGCTGATAGCAGGACTGCCCAGTGAAATGTAGAGTTGATAGCAGGACTGCCCAGTGAAATGTATGGCTGATAGTAGGGCTGTCTTGTGAAATGTATGGCTGATAGCAGGACTGTCATGTGAAATGTATGGCTGATAGCAGGACTGCCCAGTGAAATGTAGAGTTGATAGCAGAACTGCCCAGTGAAATGTAGAGCTGATAGCAGGACTGCCCAGTGAAATGTAGAGCTGATAACAGGACTGTCCTGTGAAATGTATGGCTGATAGCAGGACTGCCCAGTGAAATGTTTGGCTGATAGCAGGACTGGGCTATGTTTCGAATGTgcctgttttataatttaaagtgaCGGACGAAGTAGtccaataaatattataaagtttagaatATAACCTAAATATTCCAGGAACGTGACGGACCTAAACATGTCGAAAGTAGCTGAGagacattttcattttttaagttcTTAACAACGTGAACACACATgagaaatgtaattaaatatagttaACTTCGAGAAGCTATGAAACGTCGTCTATATGACAAGAAATACGAAGTGTAAAGCCAATAAATGCTTTTTCTCATTTAACTAAATCCAATTAACAACATTTGAAAGACGAAATAAAGTAATGGTTATGACCGTAATTTAAAGCAAGAGAGCCTAAAATCGATTTCTCgattcttgaatattttaaagatgtcTTGTTGAAACCCCTTCACCAACAGAGTTCTCCAACCTTCAGCAGCACCCTGAAACATTTAACCTCATTTGGGTAATATTTTACTGCAAAACATTGTAGACTCTTCTTTCACATTACATTTCTTCACTTTAATTATGCTCTTCTATTGAGACTTGTCTTGAAGGTTTACTGTGGATCATCATTGTTTCTTCTTTATGTTGCTATAAGTTAGAGTGAATGGTACTGGAATGTTAAAAAGATATAATGGGCCTAATAATAATGTCTGGTaagaagtataattaattataaatgtttttaacaagCAAGTAACATCTTTGACAACATACCCATCGCACTTCTAACAAACGTCTTATATAAAGTGTTCAGACAAATATTGTGGTCTATTCCAGCCAGAATGGTTTCTATGGATTGAGGAAAGTGCTTCGTTGGCCTACGGATATATCGAATGTAGCATGGTTGGAATACTGTTATCTTCCAATATTATTCTAAGTGGCAACGGATATATCGAATGTAGCATGGTTGGAATACTGTTATCTTCCAATATTATTCTAAGTGGCAACGGATATATCGAATGTAGCATGGTTGGAATACTGTTATCTCCCAATAttattctaattcttgaaaatccttaaggaacaaattaaagaaactagTGTTTAAATTTGATGACGACAAGCAGTGAGGATGACACAAACACACAGTGAGGATAACGTAAACACACAGTGAGGATAACGTAAACACACAGTGAGAATAACGTAAACACACAGTGAAGATGATGTAAACACACAGTGAGGATGACATAAACACACTGTGAGGATGACATAAACACACAGTGAGGATGATGTAAACACACAGTGAGGGTGACCTAATGTTGacgtaaatttataataaatatttatacagtcGTCAGACGTTGAACGCAGTTTTTAATGATAAAGGTATAATAAACTACAATAATATCTTTACACACCATAACAATAGTTCATACGGTTCAGTTAACTCAGTGTCTTGACGTACAATAATAAATAGTTCAGTGTTTTGATACACCATAATAGTACCAGGTAGTTCAATGTATTGACACCATAACAATATTCTAGACACTTAAGTTAACTCAGTGTCTTGACGTACAATAATAAATAGTTCAGATAGTTCAGTGTCTTGACCCACCATAAAACTACTCCAGACAGTTCAGTGTCTTGACCCACCATAAAACTACTCCAGACAGTTCAATGTCTTGACGCACCATAACAATAGTTCAGATAGTTGAATGTCTTGACACACTATAACAATACTCCAGATAGTTCAGTGTCTTGACACACCATAATAATACTCCAGATAGTTAGTTCAGTGTCTTGACACGCCATAACAATACTTCAGATAGTTAGTTTAGTGTCTTGACACACCATAACAATACTCCAGACAGTTAGTTCAGTGTCTTGACACGCCATTCAATACTCCAGATAGTTAGTTTAGTGTCTTGACACACCATAACAATACTCCAGACCAGTGCAGCATTGACACACCATAAAAATACTCCAGACAGTGCAGCATTGACACACCATAACAATACTCCAGACAGTGCAGTCTTGACACACCATGACAATACTCCAGTCAGTGCAGTGCCTAGTTACACCATAACTATACTCCAGACAGTGCAGTCTTGGCCCCCCATAACAATACTTCAGACAGTGCAGTATTGACACACCATAACAATATTCCAGACAGTGCAGTGCCCAGTTACACCATAACTATACTCCAGACAGTGCAATATTGACACACCATAACTATACTCCAGGCAGTGCAGTCTTGACACACCAAACAATACTCCAGGCAGTGCAGTCTTGACACACCATGCAGACAATACAATACCAGGCAGTGCAGTCTTGACACACCATGACAATACTCCAGGCAGTGCAGTCTTGACACACCATGACAATACTCCAGTCAGTGCAGTGCCTAGTTACACCATAACTATACTCCAGACAGTGCAGTATTGACACACCATAACAATACTCCAGACAGTGCAGTATTGACACACCATAACAATATTCCAGACAGTGCAGTGCCTAGTTACACCATAACTATACTCCAGACAGTGCAATATTGACACACCATAACTATACTCCAGACAGTGCAGTCTTGACACACCATGACAATACTCCAGTCATTGCAGTGCCTAATTACACCATAACAATACTCCAGACAGTGCAGTATTGacacaccacaactatactcCAAACAGTGCAATATTGACACACCATAACTATACTCCAGACAGTGCAGTCTTGACACACCATGACAATACTCCAGTCAGTGCAGTGCCTAATTACACCATAACAATACTCCAGACAGTGCAGTATTGacacaccacaactatactcCAAACAGTGCAATATTGacacaccacaactatactcCAGAAGTGCAGTCTTGACACACCATGACAATATTCCAGACAGTGCAGTATTGacacaccacaactatactcCAGGGCAGTGCAGTCTTGACACACCATGACAATACTCCAGTCAGTGCAGTGCCTAGTTACACCATAACTATACTCCAGACAGTGCAGTCTTGGCCCCCCATAACAATACTTCAGACAGTGCAGTATTGACACACCATAACAATATTCCAGACAGTGCAGTGCCCAGTTACACCATAACTATACTCCAGACAGTGCAATATTGACACACCATAACTATACTCCAGGCAGTGCAGTCTTGACACACCAAACAATACTCCAGAAGTGCAGTCTTGACACACCATGACAATACTCCAGGCAGTGCAGTCTTGACACACCATGACAATACTCCAGGCAGTGCAGTCTTGACACACCATGACAATACTCCAGTCAGTGCAGTGCCTAGTTACACCATAACTATACTCCAGACAGTGCAGTATTGACACACCATAACAATACTCCAGACACAACAGTATTGACACACCATAACTATAGTCCAGACAGTGCAGTCTTGACACACCATGACAATACTCCAGTCATTGCAGTGCCTAATTACACCATAACTATACTCCAGACAGTGCAGTATTGACACACCATAACAATACTCCAGACACAACAGTATTGacacaccacaactatactcCAGACAGTGCAGTCTTGACACACCATAACTATACTCCAGACAGTGCAGTATTGACACACCATAACAATATTCCAGACAGTGCAGTGCCTAGTTACACTATAACTATACTCCAGACAGTGCAGTCTTGACACCATGACAATACTCCAGTCAGTGCAGTGCCTAATTACACCATAACAATACTCCAGACAGTGCAGTATTGacacaccacaactatactcCAGACAGTGCAGTCTTGACACACCTAACAATACTCCAGAAGTGCAGTCTTGACACACCATGACAATATTCCAGACAGTGCAGTATTGacacaccacaactatactcCAGGGCAGTGCAGTCTTGACACACCATGACAATACTCCAGTCATTGCAGTGCCTAGTTACACCATAACTATACTCCAGACAGTGCAGTCTTGACCCCCCATAACAATACTTCAGACAGTGCAGTCTTGACACACCATAACTATACTCCAGACAGTGCAGTATTGACACACCATAACAATATTCCAGACAGTGAAGTGCCTAGTTACACCATAACTATACTCCAGACAGTGCAATATTGACACACCATAACTATACTCTAGACAGTGCAATATTGACACACCATAACTATACTCCAGACAGTGCAGTCTTGACCCACCATAACAATACTCCAGACAGTGCAGTCTTGACACACCATAACAATACTCCAGACCAGTGCAGCATTGACACACCATAACAATACTCCAGACAGTGCAGCATTGACACACCATAACAATACTCCAGAAAGTGCAGTCTTGACACACCATAACAATACTCCAGACCAGTGCAGCATTGACACACCATAACAATACTCCAGACAGTGCAGCATTGACACACCATAACAATACTCCAGACAGTGCAGTCTTGACACACCATGACAATACTCCAGTCAGTGCAGTGCCTAGTTACACCATAACTATACTCCAGACAGTGCAGTCTTGACCCCCATAACAATACTTCAGACAGTGCAGTCTTGACACACCATAACTGTACTCTAGACAGTGCAGTATTGACACACCACAACAATACTCCAGACAGTGCAGCATTGACACACCATAACAATACTCCAGACAGTGTAGTCTTGACACACCATGACAATACTCCAGTCAGTGCAGTGCCTAGTTACACCATAACTATACTCCAGACAGTGCAGTCTTGACACACCATAACTGTACTCCAGACAGTGCAGTATTGACACACCACAACTATACCCCAGACAGTGCAGTCTTGACACACCAAACAATAATCCAGAAGTGCAGTATTGACACACCATGACAATACTCCAGACAGTGCAGTATTGacacaccacaactatactcCAGTCAGTGCAGTGCCTAGTTTCACCATAACTATACTCCAGACAGTGCAGTCTTGACCCACCATAACAATACTCCAGTCAGTGCAGTGCCTAGTTACACCATAACTATACTCCAGACAGTGCAGTGCCTAGTTACACCATAATTATACTCCAGACAGTGCAGTCTTGACAGACCAAACAATACTCCAGACAGTGCAGTCTTGATAGACCATGACAATACTCCAGACAGTGCAGTATTGACACACCACATCTATACTCCAGACAGTGCAGTCTTGACACACCATAACAATACTCCTTACAGTGCAGTCTTGACACACCATGACAATACTCCAGGCAGTGCAGTGCCAAGTTACACCATAACTATACTCCAGACAGTGCAGTCTTGACCCACCATAACAATACTTCAGACACTGCAGTGCCTAGTTACACCATAACTATGCACCAGACAGTGCAGTCTTGACCCACCATAACAATACTTCAGACAGTGCAGTCGTctcaattattatattaatagttttatttattactgtcaTTACTACAtcgataattttattgttatattttcagtGTGTAGTTTTATATTCAACAGTACAGAACAAACTAATGGATCCTTTACTTCTCCTAACTATCCCGGGATCTATCCTCGAGACACAGAGTGCTACTATCTTTTTTATGGCCGTCCCGGTGAGCGGATACACCTGACGTTTGCTTATTTCGACGTTGAAGGAGTTCCTCcgtatgtgatatttaaaaatgttatatttatgtggTTGTACATCTTTatactgttatatttgttttatccgaAATATGATCCACAAACGTTCgtcaaaactaattaattaataacagttaGTGTCCTTTTTTAATCATCTAAAACACACCGTTCAGCTGAGATTTTTAGAACATTTGTTGAAATCGTTTCAAAAAAATCTATATTGTTTAACAGGGTGTAGTAATATAATACCTGATTCATAAGACGTCTTGGACTCTAATAAACTGTATAAGTTTCTGCTTATTTGTGTCTTGCAGTTCATCTGACATCGTTTTGGTGATATCTGATAATACACATAATGTATTTGTAGTGTATTGAAGCTCACATCTCACATGATACACTTGTACATCTGACAATACACATAATGTATTTGTAGTGTATTGAAGCTCACACCTCACATGATACACTTGTACATCTGACAATACACATAGTGTATTTGTAGTTTATTGAAGGTCACATCTCACATGATACACTTGTACTATTTGTAGTTTATTGAAGCTCACATGAGACACATGTACATCTCATATGATACACACATATAATAGGCCGTCTTACTCTGTAATTCTCACATTATAATACgttatattttccattttcattaatttaaatctCAGTGTAGAAACTCCTCAAGTAAACAACTCAAATGACACTTCAATCCACCAACTGTTCATCACCACGTTCTGCTGTACGTCACGATAGCACGTTTAACAGGTAATGTTCTGGATTATAccacagtaatattcatgttatatacGTTGTTCACCGACAGCACGTTTTTACATATCTTAAAGATTTTCGATTATTTATCTAAACATTTGCCTGTGTTTACTTTCTGAAAGATAATTCGTCTGATTTTGACCATAAATCATTAAAGTTCTTAATAGAACTAATCTTTGTTTCCTTTCTAATCTTTTTGACAGATGTACAACGGAATTCGCCAGTGACTATATGGAATTTTCCAACTTCAGAACGGTAGACCGGAAAATCCCCCGACACTGTGGCTCCAAAAAACCCAAAGTAATTGAGTCGGATGGTGACTTTTTTCGAGTGACTTTTGTATCTAATGACAAATTTGACGGAACAGGATTTGAAGCGTTTTATCAATTCCGAAACGACGTCGGTAAGTCAGTCAGTCGTGGACGTTCATAAACCATGTGAATATCCTTACTTATTCTAATCACACGTCGGTAAGTCCGTCGTGGACGTTTATAAACCATGGGAATATCCTTACTTATTCTAATCACACGTCGGTAAGTCA
This sequence is a window from Tachypleus tridentatus isolate NWPU-2018 chromosome 5, ASM421037v1, whole genome shotgun sequence. Protein-coding genes within it:
- the LOC143251265 gene encoding suppressor of lurcher protein 1-like — its product is MDTPYPTFHCTVKPTRLPHQNFPDRNWQCCEGQLDTVMVFIAIKARRERLNNYCGNTLPRQLMSNGPFMIVEFKSHQSSPTVKGMRAIYRFVTNFGITAGKQDNSQVCSFIFNSTEQTNGSFTSPNYPGIYPRDTECYYLFYGRPGERIHLTFAYFDVEGVPPCTTEFASDYMEFSNFRTVDRKIPRHCGSKKPKVIESDGDFFRVTFVSNDKFDGTGFEAFYQFRNDVDPFTVRRTAGV